A single genomic interval of Anopheles darlingi chromosome X, idAnoDarlMG_H_01, whole genome shotgun sequence harbors:
- the LOC125955217 gene encoding lysoplasmalogenase-like protein TMEM86A, whose amino-acid sequence MARSSTIKHETLIPFVVTTILYFVLIEHTERGTTPSTVLKCMPILSLLFFGALADLQPKQARRYKRMILLGLFSSSWGDLLLNYDLFEAGMGAFGVAQIFYVSAFGFQPLRPGVGVALYAGGVLATSFFFANLNSVIKVCLPIYAVLLLTMCWRALARVQTPNNKLQVLCGVCSVLFVISDGIIAFDKFFTPIHAAQTYIMLTYYAAQLGITLSLTDGTIGTSKNIKAKAP is encoded by the exons ATGGCGCGGAGCAGTACCATTAAACAT GAAACGCTGATACCCTTCGTCGTTACGACGATACTGTATTTCGTACTGATCGAGCACACGGAACGCGGCACCACGCCATCAACGGTGCTGAAATGCATGCCAATCTTGAGCCTGCTGTTCTTCGGTGCATTAGCCGATCTGCAGCCGAAACAAGC GCGACGTTACAAGCGAATGATTCTACTGGGATTGTTCAGCTCGTCCTGGGGCGACTTGCTGCTAAATTACGACCTTTTTGAGGCCGGCATGGGAGCATTCGGTGTGGCACAAATATTCTACGTCTCCGCTTTCGGTTTCCAGCCACTGCGACCAGGAGTTGGCGTAGCGCTATACGCTGGCGGTGTGCTAG ccacttccttcttttttgccaACCTGAACTCAGTGATCAAAGTATGTCTTCCAATTTACGCTGTCCTGTTGCTGACGATGTGCTGGAGAGCGCTGGCTAGGGTTCAAACGCCAAAT AATAAGCTACAGGTGTTGTGTGGAGTCTGCAGCGTGCTATTTGTTATATCCGACGGCATAATCGCGTTTGACAAATTCTTTACTCCCATTCATGCTGCCCAG ACCTACATCATGCTCACTTACTATGCTGCTCAGCTCGGGATCACGCTAAGCTTAACCGATGGAACCATCGGT